In Rhodanobacter denitrificans, a single window of DNA contains:
- a CDS encoding H-NS family nucleoid-associated regulatory protein — translation MAINLDTLSPAELKALIANAQSQMQAAHTNHVNEVREKIERLLKSSGLTLADVYPARSGKGAKGPKSVVAPKYRNPANAAQTWSGRGKRPLWFVQALKKRGTTAESLLIEGAPKAAPAKAVKKGVARKVAKTAAKKAA, via the coding sequence ATGGCCATTAATCTCGACACGCTGTCCCCTGCCGAACTCAAGGCGCTCATCGCCAATGCCCAGTCGCAGATGCAGGCTGCCCACACCAATCACGTCAACGAGGTACGGGAAAAAATCGAGCGTTTGCTGAAAAGCAGCGGCCTCACCCTGGCCGACGTGTATCCGGCACGTAGCGGCAAAGGCGCCAAGGGGCCGAAATCGGTAGTGGCCCCCAAGTATCGCAACCCTGCGAACGCCGCCCAGACATGGTCGGGTCGTGGCAAGCGGCCGCTGTGGTTCGTGCAGGCCTTGAAGAAGCGCGGTACCACCGCCGAGAGCCTCCTGATCGAGGGCGCACCCAAGGCGGCTCCGGCGAAGGCCGTCAAGAAGGGCGTAGCCAGGAAAGTTGCAAAGACCGCTGCCAAGAAAGCGGCCTGA
- a CDS encoding GntR family transcriptional regulator: MDSKSTLVYGQVRRALQAGRYTPGQRIDPAKLASEFKTSPTPVRFALYRLVGEGMVTDHARNGLHVPLLNEVALRNLYDWMERLLLMACDIGEPPAIQKTGKLELVAADGDLVKLTWQLFDAIARATAHGSLHLAVKQANDRLAPIRRAKQGLLKNRFEELSELNRHWETRDIQALRSALSDYHERRKQLVPCIVALLSDGSDYLH, translated from the coding sequence ATGGACTCCAAGAGCACACTCGTGTACGGACAGGTCAGGCGTGCCCTGCAGGCGGGACGCTACACGCCCGGGCAGCGGATCGATCCGGCCAAGCTCGCCTCCGAATTCAAGACCAGTCCTACGCCGGTTCGATTCGCGCTGTACCGCCTGGTTGGTGAAGGCATGGTCACCGACCATGCCCGAAACGGACTGCACGTGCCGCTGCTCAACGAAGTCGCATTGCGCAACCTCTACGACTGGATGGAACGGCTGTTGCTGATGGCATGCGATATCGGCGAGCCGCCGGCAATCCAGAAGACAGGGAAACTGGAACTCGTGGCTGCCGATGGCGATCTGGTCAAGCTGACGTGGCAGCTGTTCGATGCGATCGCCCGCGCGACGGCACACGGGTCGCTGCACCTTGCAGTGAAGCAGGCCAACGACCGACTGGCGCCGATACGCCGGGCCAAGCAAGGATTGCTCAAGAACCGCTTCGAAGAGCTTTCGGAGCTGAACCGGCATTGGGAGACGCGCGACATCCAGGCCCTGAGGTCTGCCCTAAGCGACTATCACGAGCGACGGAAACAGCTCGTCCCGTGCATCGTGGCCTTGCTGAGCGACGGCAGCGATTACCTTCACTAG